DNA sequence from the Burkholderia pyrrocinia genome:
CGACCGGCGGCCCGCTCGCACGCTTCACCGACGATGCGCGCATTACCGCGCTCACGCTGGCGAATGCACCGACCGGCGAAAACCGCAGCCGCTTCGAGACCGCGCCGTTCACGGCTGCCACGCGGCTTTCCGGCACCGCGACGGCCCGTGTCAAGCTGACCTTCACGGGGGTGGCCAACGTGACCGCGCTGCTGGTCGACCGCGCGCCGGACGGCACGGCGACGATCGTCACGCGTGCATGGACCGACCCGCGCAACCGGCTGTCCGACTGGCTGTCGGAACCCGTGCTGCCGGGGATGCCGTACGACCTGAAGCTGACGTTCATGCCGCGCGATTACAAGCTCGAAGCCGGCCACCGGCTGGGGCTCGTCGTGCTGTCCAGCGACAACGAGGCGACGCTGCGGCCGACGCCGGGCACCGGCCTGACGCTCGATCCGGCCGGTACGTCGGTGACGGTGCCTCTGGTTTCGGCTTCGTCGTAAGCGGGCGCGCATGACGCAAAGCGGACGGCGACCGATGTCTTTTCGACGTCGGTCGCCGTCCGCACTGTTTTTATCTGCGAAAAACCCGACTCAAACGGGCGTCAGCACCGGCTGCCCCGCGAAATGCCGCGCGGCGTTGTCGAGAAACTGCTGCACCGAACGATCGAGCGCCTCGGGCGACCAGCCGCCCATGTGCGGCGTCAGCACGACGCTGTCGAGATCCGTCAGCGCGCGCGGCGGCTCCGGTTCCCCTTCATACACGTCGAGCCCCGCGCCCGCGATGCGCCCTTCGCGCAGCGCGTCTGCCAAAGCAGCGGTATCGACAACGCTGCCGCGCGATACGTTGACGACAAAACCGCCGGGGCCGAGCGCATCGAGCACCGCGCGGTCGATCATGTGCCGCGTGCCCGCGCCGCCCGGCGTGGCGACGATCAGGAAATCGGCCCACTGCGCGAGCGCGTCGAGCCGGTCGAAATAGCGGTAAGGAACAGGCTTCGCGGAACGGTTGTGATAACCGATCTCGATGTCGAAGCCGGCCGCGCGGCGTGCGCACTTCTCGCCGATCTTGCCGAGCCCGACGATGCCGAGCTTCTTGCCCGACACGTTCGGCGGCATCGGCAGCCCTCGCGCCATACGCCCGCGCGGGTTTTCGCATCGAGCCGCACGACGCCGCGCACCGCCGCGAGCAGCAGCGCGAACGCGTGATCGGCGACGCAATCGTCGTTGGTGCCGGCGCCCGTCACGACCGTGATGCCACGCGCCTTCGCATGCGCGACGTCGATATGCTCGTAGCCGGCGCCGAGCGCGCTGACGAACGTGAGTTGTGGAAGACGATCGATGTCGGCAGCGGCCAGACCCGTGCTGCCGTTGGTCAGCACCGCGCGAATCGTGCCGCCTTGTTCGGCGATCGCGCGTTCGCGTTCTTCGGCGGTCGGGGCGTAGCGCACGTCGAACGACGCGGCGATCTCGCGATGCGCGTCGCCGCGCAATGCGATGAGGACCAGCAGCTCGGGCTTCATGTCAGCAAGTGTCCACAGGCGGGAACGGATTTCAGTGTATCAAGCCCGCATGACGGATGCGGGTTATCCCCACACGGGCTGTGGGCACGCCGCCGTACGCGGTTTGCCAAAGCCGGCTCAGTCAAGTAACTTTCGGCGTACGCCCCCGTCCTGGAGATTGGCCCCGATGAAACTCGCCCTGCCCGCCCGGATCCTGGGCCTCGCATTTGCCGCCGCGGTCGTCGCCCCCGGCGCGCACGCCGACACGCCCGTCGTGGTGTCGTCGAAGATCGACACCGAAGGCAACCTGCTCGGCAACCTGATCGCGCAGGTGCTGAAGGCCCACGGCATTCCGGTCACCGAAAAGATCGCGCTCGGCACCACGCCGATCGTGCGCAAGGCGCTCACGAGCGGCGAGATCGACATCTACCCCGAATACACCGGCAATGCCGCGTTCTTCTTCAACAAGGCCGACGATCCGGTGTGGAAGAACGCAAGCCAGGGCTACGACACCGCGAAGAAGCTCGACTACGCGGCGAACCATCTCGTGTGGCTCGCACCGGCGCCCGCGAACAACACGTGGGGCGTCGCCGTGCTCGCGCCTGTCGCGCAATCGCAGCACCTGAAGACCTTCTCCGATTTCGGCAAATGGATCGCGGGCGGCGGCAAGCTGAAGCTCGCGGCGTCGGCCGAATTCGTGAACAGCGCATCCGCGCTGCCGTCGTTCGAGAAGGCGTACGGCTTCAAGCTGAAGCCCGAGCAACTCGTCGTGCTGTCCGGCGGCGATACGGCCGCGACGATCAAGGCCGCCGCGAACCAGACCGACGGCGTGAATGCCGCGATGGTCTACGGCACCGACGGCGGCATCGCATCGAGCGGCCTCGCGGTGCTCGACGACGACAAGCACGTGCAGCCGGTCTATGCGCCGACGCCCGTGATCCGCGAAGCCGCGCTGAAAGCCCATCCGCAGATCGCCGACTACCTGAAGCCCGTGTTCGCGAGCCTCGACCTGAAGACGCTGCAGTCGCTGAACGCACGCATCCAGATCAACGGCGAGCCGGCGGCAGGTGTTGCGAAAAGCTACCTGAAATCGAAGGGCTTCGTTAAATGACGGGTCGCGCGGCGGCGTCCGCGCGGCGCGTGATACCCGACAAGGTCGGCATCCTGATCGGTGTCCTGACGATCGTCGCGGTGCTCGGCATGCCGTTCGCGGTGCTGCGGCCGAACCGGATCGCGGCCGGCACGGGGCTGTCGGTGTTTGCCGCGCTGCCCGCCGTGCAGGGCGCTGCGCTCGCTGCACTGTGGATCGCCAGCGCACTGTGGGCGATGACGGCGAGCCGCCCCGCGTGGCGGCTCGCGGCCGGCTGCACGTGGCTCGCAACGCTCGCGTATGCGGTCGGTGCGGCCGCGACGCATGTCGTCGCGCCCGACGACATGCTCGCGCGCGTGTCGCCCGCCGCCGGTGTCTGGCTGCTGCTGTTTGCGTGGGCCGTGCTCGTCGCCGACGCGCTCGCGCGGCTCGCGTTCGGCCCATGGCGGCGCCTCGTCGCGCTCGTGGTCGCGATTGCGGCGATCTCGGTGCCGCTCGCGAGCGGCTGGTGGGACGGCCTCTCCGTGATGCGCGAATACGCGGTGCGCAGCGACGATTTCTGGCGCGAAGCGACCCGGCACGTGTCGCTCGCGGGCGGCTCGGTCGCGGCCGCGCTCGTCGCCGGCGTGCCGCTCGGCATCGCGTGCGCGCGCATCGCGGCGGTGCGCACCGTCGCGATGCCCGTGCTCAATGTCGTGCAGACGATCCCGAGCATCGCGATGTACGGGCTGATGATGGCGCCGCTCGGCCTGCTCGCCGCGCACGTGCCGCTCGCGGCCGCGCTCGGCATCCGCGGGATCGGCGTCGCGCCGGCCGTGCTCGCGCTGTTCCTGTATTCGCTGCTGCCGATCGCATCGAGCGTCGTGGTCGGGCTCGAGCAAGTGCCGCCGCACGTGACCGAAGCGGCGCGCGCG
Encoded proteins:
- a CDS encoding NAD(P)-dependent oxidoreductase — protein: MARGLPMPPNVSGKKLGIVGLGKIGEKCARRAAGFDIEIGYHNRSAKPVPYRYFDRLDALAQWADFLIVATPGGAGTRHMIDRAVLDALGPGGFVVNVSRGSVVDTAALADALREGRIAGAGLDVYEGEPEPPRALTDLDSVVLTPHMGGWSPEALDRSVQQFLDNAARHFAGQPVLTPV
- the osmF gene encoding glycine betaine ABC transporter substrate-binding protein OsmF, whose amino-acid sequence is MKLALPARILGLAFAAAVVAPGAHADTPVVVSSKIDTEGNLLGNLIAQVLKAHGIPVTEKIALGTTPIVRKALTSGEIDIYPEYTGNAAFFFNKADDPVWKNASQGYDTAKKLDYAANHLVWLAPAPANNTWGVAVLAPVAQSQHLKTFSDFGKWIAGGGKLKLAASAEFVNSASALPSFEKAYGFKLKPEQLVVLSGGDTAATIKAAANQTDGVNAAMVYGTDGGIASSGLAVLDDDKHVQPVYAPTPVIREAALKAHPQIADYLKPVFASLDLKTLQSLNARIQINGEPAAGVAKSYLKSKGFVK
- a CDS encoding ABC transporter permease, translating into MTGRAAASARRVIPDKVGILIGVLTIVAVLGMPFAVLRPNRIAAGTGLSVFAALPAVQGAALAALWIASALWAMTASRPAWRLAAGCTWLATLAYAVGAAATHVVAPDDMLARVSPAAGVWLLLFAWAVLVADALARLAFGPWRRLVALVVAIAAISVPLASGWWDGLSVMREYAVRSDDFWREATRHVSLAGGSVAAALVAGVPLGIACARIAAVRTVAMPVLNVVQTIPSIAMYGLMMAPLGLLAAHVPLAAALGIRGIGVAPAVLALFLYSLLPIASSVVVGLEQVPPHVTEAARAMGMTRAQRLLRVDLVLALPVILSGVRIVLVQNIGLTAVAALIGGGGFGTFIFQGIGQSAADLVLLGAIPTIALALAAAVVFEAATSLAKGRAG